The following proteins come from a genomic window of Micromonospora zamorensis:
- a CDS encoding NUDIX hydrolase — translation MNEQEFLGAYDPRAYPSVAVTVDVVALTIRDDALHLLLIRRGQAPFEGHWALPGGFVHPDEDLTAGARRELAEETGLGGEGLRRVHLEQLGSYGAPDRDPRMRVVSIAHLAFAPDLPDPAAGTDADEAIWLPVTALTSRQLAFDHGRIIDDALERARSKLEYTPLATRFLAAEFTISELRAVYETVWGHPLHAGNFHRKVLSVPGFVESTGASTERGGARGGPRARLYRAGDARLLHPALLRPAREETVR, via the coding sequence ATGAACGAGCAGGAGTTCCTGGGCGCGTACGACCCCCGGGCCTATCCGTCGGTCGCGGTGACCGTCGACGTGGTGGCGCTGACCATCCGCGACGACGCGCTGCACCTGCTGCTGATCCGGCGCGGCCAGGCACCCTTCGAGGGGCACTGGGCGCTGCCCGGTGGGTTCGTCCACCCCGACGAGGACCTGACCGCTGGCGCCCGACGCGAGCTGGCCGAGGAGACCGGGCTCGGCGGCGAGGGGCTGCGCCGCGTACACCTGGAGCAGTTGGGCAGCTACGGCGCACCCGACCGCGACCCGCGGATGCGGGTCGTCTCGATCGCCCACCTCGCGTTCGCCCCCGACCTGCCGGACCCGGCCGCCGGCACCGACGCCGACGAGGCGATCTGGCTGCCGGTGACCGCGCTGACCAGCCGGCAGCTCGCCTTCGACCACGGCCGGATCATCGACGACGCGCTGGAACGGGCCCGGTCCAAGCTGGAATACACGCCGCTCGCCACGCGCTTCCTCGCCGCCGAGTTCACGATCAGCGAGCTGCGCGCCGTCTACGAGACGGTCTGGGGTCACCCGCTGCACGCCGGCAACTTCCACCGCAAGGTGCTCTCCGTGCCGGGCTTCGTGGAGAGCACCGGCGCCAGCACCGAGCGCGGCGGCGCCCGAGGCGGCCCCCGCGCCCGGCTCTACCGCGCCGGCGACGCCCGACTGCTGCACCCGGCTCTGCTGCGCCCCGCCCGCGAGGAGACGGTGCGATGA
- a CDS encoding MaoC/PaaZ C-terminal domain-containing protein — MRAAALRPEAAGRDRVELPRMPAAGALYRRALLGALPGLGGGRRGPGVPGVELAVGGVSVDRAHLAAYDRVCGFRLTDRLPGTFPHVMGFPLTLRLMTAPDFPFPLIGLVHIGNRITVHRPITADETLDFTTYAENLRPHDRGRQVDVVLVGSVAGEKVWEGVSTYLGRERKPGEGDRSGRTEPPAGTSRWRVEPRVGTEYARVSGDHNPIHTSRLGARLFGFHRPIAHGMWSKARCLAALENRLPDAYTVEVAFKLPVPLPSTVSFALLPDGGFALHDSRGRPHLAGLVR; from the coding sequence ATGCGGGCCGCGGCACTCCGGCCGGAGGCCGCCGGCCGTGACCGGGTCGAACTGCCTCGGATGCCGGCGGCCGGAGCGCTCTACCGTCGGGCGTTGCTCGGCGCGCTGCCCGGCCTGGGCGGCGGGAGGCGCGGCCCCGGCGTGCCGGGCGTCGAGTTGGCAGTGGGCGGGGTGAGCGTCGACCGGGCGCACCTGGCCGCCTACGACCGGGTCTGCGGGTTCCGGCTCACCGATCGCCTGCCGGGCACGTTTCCGCACGTCATGGGCTTCCCGCTGACCCTGCGGCTGATGACCGCGCCGGACTTTCCCTTTCCACTGATCGGTCTGGTGCACATCGGCAACCGGATCACCGTGCACCGCCCGATCACCGCCGACGAGACCCTCGACTTCACGACGTACGCGGAGAACCTGCGCCCGCACGACCGGGGGCGGCAGGTGGACGTGGTGCTGGTCGGCTCGGTCGCCGGCGAGAAGGTCTGGGAGGGTGTCTCGACGTACCTGGGTCGGGAGCGCAAGCCTGGCGAGGGCGACCGGAGTGGACGCACCGAGCCGCCGGCCGGCACGTCCCGCTGGCGGGTGGAGCCCCGGGTCGGCACGGAGTACGCGCGGGTGTCCGGGGACCACAACCCGATCCACACGTCCCGCCTCGGGGCGCGGCTCTTCGGCTTCCACCGGCCGATCGCGCACGGCATGTGGAGCAAGGCGCGCTGCCTGGCCGCACTGGAGAACCGGCTGCCGGACGCCTACACCGTCGAGGTCGCCTTCAAGCTTCCCGTCCCGCTTCCGAGCACTGTGAGCTTCGCTCTCCTGCCGGACGGCGGGTTCGCCCTGCACGACTCGCGCGGCCGACCGCACCTGGCGGGTCTGGTGCGCTGA
- a CDS encoding 3-oxoacyl-ACP reductase, with the protein MTDRYASFVQSTAGRTLVKRLGLPDPPRLRRHSPGDPLLPGPALLGAATGGRLAEPVGRILTAAGVELADPAADTAPGDNPRRYGALLFDATGITDSTELRQLYDFFHPQARAVLPGGRVIVLGTPPQECPTPREATAQRALEGLVRSIGKEFGRGTTAQLVYVTRAENGVLTSLESTLRFLLSGRSAYVSGQVIRVGTGEATAPADWDRPLDGQVVLVTGAARGIGAALARVLARDGAQVVALDIPAAGDALAAVANDIGGTAVQLDLTAPDAPTRLADHLAGRHGRVDVVVHNAGITRDKTLGRMDADRWDQVIDVNLSSQERINDVLLERGLIPTGGRLVSVSSIAGIAGNRGQTNYATSKAGVIGLVDSLAPALRERGISVNAVAPGFIETRLTARIPLVVREAGRRMNSLAQGGLPVDVAETIGWLAWPASGAVSGNVVRVCGQSLLGA; encoded by the coding sequence ATGACCGACAGGTACGCGAGCTTCGTCCAATCGACTGCCGGCCGCACGCTGGTCAAGCGCCTCGGGCTGCCCGACCCGCCCCGACTGCGCCGGCACTCTCCCGGCGACCCGCTGCTGCCCGGGCCGGCCCTGCTCGGCGCGGCCACCGGCGGCCGGCTCGCCGAGCCGGTCGGCAGGATCCTGACCGCCGCCGGGGTCGAGCTGGCCGACCCGGCCGCCGACACCGCCCCCGGCGACAACCCGCGGCGGTACGGCGCACTGCTCTTCGACGCCACCGGGATCACCGATTCGACCGAGCTGCGCCAGCTCTACGACTTCTTCCACCCACAGGCCCGGGCCGTGCTGCCCGGCGGCCGGGTGATCGTGCTGGGCACACCACCGCAGGAGTGCCCGACGCCCCGCGAGGCGACCGCCCAGCGCGCCCTGGAAGGTCTGGTGCGCAGCATCGGCAAGGAGTTCGGCCGGGGCACGACCGCCCAACTCGTCTACGTGACCCGCGCTGAGAACGGCGTCCTCACCAGCCTCGAGTCGACGCTCCGGTTCCTGCTGTCCGGGCGGTCCGCGTACGTCTCGGGTCAGGTCATCCGGGTCGGCACCGGCGAGGCGACCGCCCCGGCCGACTGGGACCGCCCACTGGACGGGCAGGTCGTGCTGGTCACCGGCGCCGCCCGGGGCATCGGCGCGGCGCTGGCCCGGGTGCTCGCCCGCGACGGCGCACAGGTGGTGGCGCTGGACATCCCGGCCGCCGGTGACGCGCTGGCCGCGGTGGCGAACGACATCGGCGGTACTGCGGTGCAACTCGACCTGACCGCACCGGACGCACCGACCCGGCTCGCCGATCACCTGGCCGGCCGACACGGCCGGGTCGACGTGGTGGTGCACAACGCCGGCATCACCCGGGACAAGACGCTCGGCCGGATGGACGCCGACCGGTGGGACCAGGTCATCGACGTCAACCTCTCCAGCCAGGAACGCATCAACGACGTGCTGTTGGAGCGGGGGCTCATCCCGACCGGCGGGCGGCTCGTCTCGGTCTCGTCGATCGCCGGGATCGCTGGCAACCGGGGGCAGACCAACTACGCCACCAGCAAGGCCGGCGTGATCGGCCTGGTCGACTCGCTCGCCCCGGCTCTGCGGGAGCGGGGGATCAGCGTCAACGCGGTGGCCCCGGGCTTCATCGAGACCCGGCTGACCGCGCGTATCCCGCTGGTGGTCCGCGAGGCGGGCCGGCGGATGAACAGCCTGGCCCAGGGCGGGCTTCCGGTGGACGTGGCCGAGACGATCGGCTGGTTGGCCTGGCCGGCCAGCGGTGCGGTCAGCGGAAACGTGGTCCGGGTCTGCGGCCAGAGCCTGCTGGGGGCGTGA
- a CDS encoding acetyl-CoA C-acetyltransferase yields MQSIRRVAVIGGNRIPFARSNSRYADASNADLLGAALDGLIARYGLAGQRVGEVVTGAVLKHSRDFNLTREVVLGSRLDPHTPAYDIQQACGTGLEAAILVANKIALGQLDVGIAGGVDTTSDAPLAVNEEMRRTLLKLNSARTLGERLKVAAKLRPLQPFKPEIPRNAEPRTGLSMGDHAARTAVRWQIDRRSQDELALRSHQRLAAAYDRGFFDDLMTPYLGLTRDANLRPDTSVEKLGSLKPVFGTRGPDAEQATMTAGNSSPLTDGASTVLLASEEWAAAHNLPVLAWFSWSETAAVDFVHGDEGLLMAPAYAVPRMLARAGLTLQDFDYYEIHEAFASQVLATLAAWESPEFCKDRLGLDAPLGAIDTDRLNVNGSSLAAGHPFAATGGRIVATLAKLLAERGSGRGLISICAAGGQGVTAILER; encoded by the coding sequence GTGCAGAGCATTCGGCGGGTCGCGGTCATCGGGGGCAACCGCATCCCCTTCGCCCGTTCCAACTCGCGCTACGCGGACGCGTCGAACGCCGACCTGCTCGGCGCCGCGCTGGACGGCCTGATCGCCCGGTACGGGCTGGCCGGGCAGCGCGTCGGTGAGGTGGTGACCGGCGCGGTGCTCAAGCACTCCCGCGACTTCAACCTCACCCGCGAGGTGGTCCTCGGCTCCCGGCTCGACCCGCACACCCCGGCGTACGACATCCAGCAGGCCTGCGGCACCGGCCTGGAGGCGGCGATCCTCGTCGCCAACAAGATCGCCCTCGGTCAACTCGACGTGGGCATCGCCGGCGGCGTCGACACCACCTCCGACGCGCCGCTCGCGGTCAACGAGGAGATGCGCCGCACGCTGCTCAAGCTCAACTCGGCCCGCACGCTGGGCGAACGGCTCAAGGTCGCGGCGAAGCTGCGCCCACTCCAGCCGTTCAAGCCGGAGATCCCGCGCAACGCCGAACCCCGCACCGGCCTGTCCATGGGCGACCACGCCGCCCGCACTGCGGTGCGCTGGCAGATCGACAGGCGATCCCAGGACGAGCTGGCGCTGCGTTCGCACCAGCGGCTCGCCGCCGCGTACGACAGGGGTTTCTTCGACGACCTGATGACGCCGTACCTGGGGCTTACCCGCGACGCGAACCTGCGCCCGGACACCAGCGTGGAGAAGCTCGGCTCGCTCAAGCCGGTCTTCGGCACCCGCGGCCCGGACGCCGAGCAGGCCACCATGACCGCCGGCAACTCGTCACCGCTCACCGACGGGGCATCCACCGTGCTGCTCGCCAGCGAGGAGTGGGCGGCTGCGCACAACCTGCCGGTGCTGGCCTGGTTCAGCTGGTCGGAGACGGCCGCGGTGGACTTCGTGCACGGCGACGAGGGGCTGTTGATGGCCCCCGCGTACGCGGTGCCCCGGATGCTGGCCCGCGCCGGCCTGACGTTGCAGGATTTCGACTACTACGAGATCCACGAGGCGTTCGCGTCCCAGGTGCTGGCCACCCTCGCCGCCTGGGAGTCGCCGGAGTTCTGCAAGGACCGGCTCGGCCTGGACGCGCCGCTGGGCGCGATCGACACCGACCGGCTCAACGTCAACGGCTCGTCGCTGGCCGCCGGACACCCGTTCGCCGCCACCGGCGGGCGGATCGTGGCGACCCTGGCCAAGCTGCTGGCCGAGCGGGGCAGCGGACGCGGGCTGATCTCCATCTGCGCGGCCGGTGGTCAGGGTGTGACCGCCATCCTGGAGCGTTGA
- the purB gene encoding adenylosuccinate lyase produces MTTIPNVLANRYASPELVALWSPEEKVRMERRLWLAVLRAQRDLGVAVPDGVVEAYERVLDQVDLASIAERERVTRHDVKARIEEFSALAGHEHVHKGMTSRDLTENVEQLQVRASLELIRDRVVATLARLAFLAYEHTDLVMTGRSHNVAAQATTLGKRFASAAEELLIAYERLEDLIARYPLRGIKGPVGTAADQLDLFDGDADKVAELERRVAEHLGFSRVLNSVGQVYPRSLDFDVLAALAQTAAAPSSLATTIRLMVGQELATEGFKPGQVGSSAMPHKMNTRSSERVNGFAVIIRGYLSMVGELAGDQWNEGDVSCSVVRRVALPDAFFAADGLFQTFLTVLDEFGAYPAVINRELERFLPFLATTKILVAAVRRGVGREVAHEVIKEHAVAVALAMREKGSPENDLFDRLAADGRLGLSRADIDTLVADRSAFVGAAAAQVAAVTSRITKVVETHPEAATYSPPPIL; encoded by the coding sequence GTGACGACGATCCCCAACGTGCTGGCCAACCGGTACGCCTCGCCCGAATTGGTCGCCCTCTGGTCTCCGGAGGAGAAGGTCCGGATGGAGCGGCGGCTCTGGCTCGCCGTCCTCCGCGCCCAGCGGGATCTGGGCGTTGCGGTGCCGGACGGTGTGGTCGAGGCGTACGAGCGGGTGCTCGACCAGGTCGACCTCGCCTCGATCGCCGAGCGGGAGAGGGTCACCCGGCATGACGTGAAGGCCCGGATCGAGGAGTTCAGCGCGCTCGCCGGGCACGAGCACGTGCACAAGGGCATGACCTCGCGGGATCTCACCGAGAACGTCGAGCAGCTCCAGGTGCGCGCCTCGCTGGAGCTGATCCGGGACCGCGTCGTGGCCACCCTGGCCCGGCTCGCCTTCCTCGCGTACGAGCACACCGACCTGGTCATGACCGGCCGTTCCCACAACGTGGCCGCGCAGGCCACCACGCTGGGCAAACGCTTCGCATCGGCGGCGGAGGAGTTGCTGATCGCGTACGAGCGGCTGGAGGACCTGATCGCCCGCTACCCGCTGCGGGGGATCAAGGGCCCGGTCGGCACCGCCGCCGACCAGCTGGACCTCTTCGACGGCGACGCCGACAAGGTGGCCGAGCTGGAGCGGCGCGTCGCCGAGCACCTGGGCTTCTCCCGCGTACTGAACAGCGTCGGGCAGGTCTACCCGCGCTCACTGGACTTCGACGTGCTGGCCGCGCTGGCCCAGACCGCCGCCGCGCCGTCGTCGCTGGCCACCACGATCCGGCTGATGGTCGGTCAGGAGCTCGCGACCGAGGGCTTCAAGCCGGGCCAGGTCGGCTCCAGCGCGATGCCGCACAAGATGAACACCCGCTCGTCGGAGCGGGTGAACGGCTTCGCGGTGATCATCCGGGGTTACCTGTCGATGGTCGGCGAGCTGGCCGGCGACCAGTGGAACGAGGGCGACGTGTCGTGCTCGGTGGTCCGTCGGGTGGCCCTGCCGGACGCGTTCTTCGCCGCCGACGGGCTGTTCCAGACGTTCCTCACAGTGCTCGACGAGTTCGGCGCGTACCCGGCGGTGATCAACCGGGAGCTGGAGCGGTTCCTGCCGTTCCTGGCCACCACGAAGATCCTGGTGGCGGCGGTCCGGCGTGGCGTCGGCCGCGAGGTCGCGCACGAGGTGATCAAGGAGCACGCGGTCGCTGTGGCCCTGGCGATGCGTGAGAAGGGCTCGCCGGAGAACGACCTGTTCGACCGCCTGGCGGCGGACGGCCGACTCGGCCTGTCCCGCGCCGACATCGACACCCTGGTCGCCGACCGCTCCGCCTTCGTCGGCGCCGCCGCCGCCCAGGTTGCAGCGGTAACCAGCCGCATCACCAAGGTGGTCGAGACCCACCCGGAAGCCGCCACCTACAGCCCGCCCCCAATCCTCTAA
- a CDS encoding YbjQ family protein, with protein MVGAVPAVRAASFCSIRSGEQCTRSGHATPDSIGNVLVVTTEQLPGYEIRQILGEVVSSMARTRNPYREGVKNLRGGAYDPMAPDNLTRWRTDSVARLGEEALRLGANAVIGMRFDSRDCGEMWMEICAYGTAVVVVPKMPEVMPADQPVVAAETAEPAGFTGSPGGIAEPASAPNLRTAAETPTGE; from the coding sequence ATGGTCGGCGCCGTGCCGGCCGTCCGCGCCGCGTCGTTTTGCAGCATCCGATCAGGTGAACAATGCACCCGATCGGGTCACGCCACTCCTGACAGCATCGGAAATGTGCTGGTCGTGACGACAGAGCAACTGCCCGGCTACGAGATCCGCCAGATTCTCGGTGAGGTGGTGTCATCGATGGCCAGGACGCGCAACCCGTACCGCGAGGGGGTCAAGAACCTGCGCGGTGGCGCGTACGACCCGATGGCTCCGGACAACCTGACCCGGTGGCGCACCGACTCGGTGGCCCGGCTCGGCGAGGAGGCCCTGCGGCTCGGCGCGAACGCGGTGATCGGCATGCGGTTCGACAGCCGGGACTGCGGTGAGATGTGGATGGAGATCTGCGCGTACGGGACGGCCGTGGTCGTCGTGCCCAAGATGCCCGAGGTCATGCCGGCCGACCAGCCGGTGGTCGCCGCGGAGACCGCCGAACCCGCGGGCTTCACGGGGTCGCCCGGTGGCATCGCCGAACCGGCCAGCGCACCCAACCTCAGAACCGCCGCCGAAACCCCAACCGGCGAATAA
- a CDS encoding S1 family peptidase, whose amino-acid sequence MRIRPLLAVLSIALVGALGTASGASAAPPGPQPIIGGTTVSSAPWAAAVMSNGSFTCSGSVISPQWVLTARHCISGTMSVRVGSVYRSSGGVTRTVSATYTRNDLALMRLSSTVSTSTVSLASSNPPLNSTNSIYGWGMTCYSGCSASSQLKTATVRVTSNSVTDAYGGQAIRSTEISGNAWRGDSGGPQFYNGQQVGVASTADGQSIQNYGSVAYNRAWITSVAGV is encoded by the coding sequence ATGCGCATCCGCCCCCTGCTCGCCGTACTCAGCATCGCGCTGGTCGGCGCCCTCGGCACCGCGTCCGGCGCGTCCGCCGCCCCGCCCGGCCCGCAACCCATCATCGGCGGCACCACCGTCTCGTCCGCCCCCTGGGCGGCGGCGGTCATGAGCAACGGCTCGTTCACCTGCTCCGGCAGCGTGATCTCCCCGCAATGGGTGCTCACCGCCCGGCACTGCATCAGCGGCACCATGTCCGTCCGGGTCGGCAGCGTGTACCGCTCCTCCGGCGGCGTCACCCGTACGGTCAGCGCCACCTACACCCGCAACGACCTCGCCCTCATGCGACTCTCCAGCACCGTCAGCACCTCGACGGTCAGCCTGGCCAGCAGCAACCCGCCCCTCAACTCGACGAACTCGATCTACGGCTGGGGCATGACCTGCTACAGCGGTTGCTCCGCGTCGAGCCAGCTGAAGACCGCCACCGTGCGGGTGACCAGCAACAGCGTCACCGACGCGTACGGCGGGCAGGCGATCCGGAGCACCGAGATCAGCGGCAACGCGTGGCGGGGCGACTCGGGTGGCCCGCAGTTCTACAACGGCCAGCAGGTCGGCGTCGCCTCCACCGCCGACGGGCAGAGCATCCAGAACTACGGCAGCGTTGCGTACAACCGGGCCTGGATCACCTCGGTGGCCGGTGTCTGA
- the purS gene encoding phosphoribosylformylglycinamidine synthase subunit PurS — MPRVVVDVMLKPEILDPQGQAVANALPRLGVGDVASVRIGRRIEIEFTGEPDLDRAREIADKLLANPVIEDFTVRLVEADETADARS, encoded by the coding sequence GTGCCTCGCGTCGTCGTCGACGTCATGCTCAAGCCCGAGATCCTCGATCCGCAGGGCCAGGCCGTCGCAAACGCGCTGCCCCGGCTCGGCGTCGGTGACGTCGCCTCGGTTCGGATCGGCAGGCGGATCGAGATCGAGTTCACCGGTGAACCGGACCTGGACCGCGCTCGGGAGATTGCCGACAAGCTGCTCGCCAACCCGGTCATCGAGGACTTCACCGTCCGCCTGGTCGAGGCCGACGAGACCGCGGACGCCCGCTCGTGA
- the purQ gene encoding phosphoribosylformylglycinamidine synthase subunit PurQ gives MTARVGVVTFPGSLDDGDAARAVRIAGAEPVRLWHGDPQLHGVDAVVLPGGFSYGDYLRCGAIARFAPVMETIVDAAQGGLPVLGICNGFQILCEAHLLPGALTRNQHLHFRNRDQVLRIESAGTAWTNAFQPGQEVLIPVKNGEGCYVADTATLDQLEAEGRVVARYVGGNPNGSMRDIAAITNAAGNVVGIMPHPEHAVEALTGPSLDGLGFFTSVLKHLVGAPA, from the coding sequence GTGACCGCCCGGGTCGGTGTGGTCACCTTCCCTGGCTCGCTCGACGACGGGGATGCGGCCCGAGCGGTCCGGATCGCCGGCGCTGAGCCGGTCCGGCTCTGGCACGGCGACCCGCAGCTGCACGGCGTCGACGCGGTCGTGCTGCCCGGTGGCTTCTCCTACGGTGACTACCTGCGCTGCGGCGCCATCGCCCGGTTCGCCCCGGTGATGGAGACGATCGTGGACGCCGCCCAGGGCGGTCTGCCGGTGCTCGGCATCTGCAACGGCTTCCAGATCCTGTGCGAGGCGCACCTGCTGCCCGGCGCGCTCACCCGCAACCAGCACCTGCACTTCCGTAACCGGGACCAGGTCCTGCGCATCGAGTCGGCCGGCACCGCGTGGACCAACGCGTTCCAGCCCGGCCAGGAGGTGCTCATCCCGGTCAAGAACGGCGAGGGCTGCTACGTCGCGGACACCGCGACGCTGGACCAGCTCGAAGCCGAGGGTCGGGTGGTCGCCCGCTACGTCGGCGGCAACCCCAACGGGTCGATGCGCGACATCGCCGCGATCACCAACGCCGCCGGCAACGTGGTGGGCATCATGCCGCACCCCGAGCACGCGGTGGAGGCGCTCACCGGTCCTTCGCTGGACGGCCTCGGGTTCTTCACGTCGGTCCTCAAGCACCTGGTGGGGGCGCCGGCGTGA
- the purL gene encoding phosphoribosylformylglycinamidine synthase subunit PurL — protein MTTHPDPVRDTPEAYSAPSQPAEPSLAQPVAPATAPAQPAPAVWTEGVDTVPRADGTPGELQPYTELGLRDDEYDRIRQILGRRPTQSELAMYSIMWSEHCSYKSSKVHLRQFGEKAPPSDRMLAGIGENAGVVQISDELAVTFKVESHNHPSFVEPYQGAATGVGGIVRDILAMGARPIAVMDPLRFGAADHPDTARVLTGVVAGVGGYGNCLGLPNIGGELVFDPSYQGNPLLNALCLGVLPVERLQNKAAAGPGNVVVLMGAKTGRDGIGGVSVLASATFDEGSEARRPAVQVGDPFIEKLLIEACLELYDGQLVVGIQDLGGAGLTCALTETAAAAGTGMRVWLERVPLREPSMDPHEILASESQERMLLVVEPEKLDAVLKTCEKWGVLATAIGEVTAPEPDGSPGRLLITWQDHLVVDVPPGSLVDDGPVYARPMREPADLILLQADRAETLPRPADPEALRETVLRMIASPNLADKTWVTEQYDRYVLGNTVLAQPEDGGVIRIDERTGLGVALSVDGNGRYARLDPYNGTKLALAEAYRNVAVTGAKPIAVTDCLNFGSPEDPGVMWQFAEAVRGLADGCLELGIPVTGGNVSFYNQTGAAAIHPTPVVGVLGVLDNVADRVPMGFVPRAGGDHDQLYLLGETNVELSGSEWAWVTHEHLGGIPPQVNLAREKALAELLAEAARVGHLASAHDLSDGGLAQSLVESCLRRGVGARVAVPEQFAEGSMPFVYLFSESATRALVSVPRGHDKAFAALCAERGVPFELIGVTDPSGGALEVHGQFRISLDELRTAHTETLPRLFGGAAAVEVPAPAAGVAGAVEAVPLPVAEAEPVDPAEVVSEPIASFGPVPQTGAVEPIESEQPGTAAESDPGVAEPSPDER, from the coding sequence ATGACCACCCATCCGGACCCGGTACGCGACACACCGGAGGCGTACTCCGCCCCGTCGCAGCCGGCGGAGCCCAGCCTGGCGCAGCCCGTGGCACCGGCCACCGCCCCCGCCCAGCCGGCTCCCGCCGTCTGGACCGAGGGCGTGGACACCGTTCCGCGCGCCGACGGCACCCCGGGCGAGCTTCAGCCGTACACCGAGCTTGGTCTGCGCGACGACGAGTACGACCGGATCCGGCAGATCCTCGGCCGCCGGCCCACGCAGTCCGAGCTCGCGATGTACTCGATCATGTGGAGCGAGCACTGCTCCTACAAGTCGAGCAAGGTGCACCTGCGCCAGTTCGGCGAGAAGGCCCCGCCCAGCGACCGGATGCTCGCCGGCATCGGTGAGAACGCCGGTGTCGTGCAGATCTCCGACGAGCTGGCGGTGACCTTCAAGGTCGAGTCGCACAACCACCCCAGCTTCGTCGAGCCGTACCAGGGTGCGGCCACCGGTGTCGGCGGCATCGTCCGGGACATCCTCGCCATGGGCGCCCGCCCGATCGCGGTGATGGACCCGCTGCGCTTCGGTGCCGCGGACCACCCGGACACCGCCCGCGTGCTCACCGGCGTGGTTGCCGGCGTCGGCGGCTACGGCAACTGCCTCGGCCTGCCCAACATCGGTGGTGAGCTGGTCTTCGACCCCTCCTACCAGGGCAACCCGCTGCTCAACGCGCTCTGCCTGGGCGTGTTGCCGGTCGAGCGGCTGCAGAACAAGGCCGCCGCCGGCCCGGGCAACGTTGTCGTTCTGATGGGCGCCAAGACCGGCCGCGACGGCATCGGCGGCGTGTCGGTGCTGGCCAGCGCGACCTTCGACGAGGGCAGCGAGGCACGTCGACCCGCCGTGCAGGTCGGCGACCCGTTCATCGAGAAGCTGCTGATCGAGGCGTGCCTCGAGCTGTACGACGGCCAACTGGTCGTCGGCATTCAGGACCTCGGGGGCGCCGGCCTGACCTGCGCGCTCACCGAGACCGCCGCCGCGGCCGGCACCGGCATGCGGGTCTGGCTGGAGCGGGTGCCGCTGCGCGAGCCCTCGATGGACCCGCACGAGATCCTGGCCAGCGAGTCGCAGGAGCGGATGCTGCTGGTCGTCGAGCCGGAGAAGCTCGACGCGGTGCTCAAGACCTGCGAGAAGTGGGGCGTTCTCGCCACCGCGATCGGTGAGGTCACCGCACCGGAGCCGGACGGCAGCCCGGGTCGACTGCTGATCACCTGGCAGGACCACCTGGTCGTCGACGTGCCGCCGGGTTCGCTGGTCGACGACGGTCCGGTCTACGCCCGGCCGATGCGTGAGCCGGCCGACCTGATCCTGCTCCAGGCCGACCGGGCCGAGACGCTGCCCCGGCCGGCCGACCCGGAGGCGCTGCGGGAAACCGTGCTGCGCATGATCGCGTCGCCGAACCTCGCCGACAAGACCTGGGTCACCGAGCAGTACGACCGCTACGTGCTGGGCAACACGGTGCTCGCCCAGCCGGAGGACGGCGGCGTGATCCGGATCGACGAGCGGACCGGGTTGGGCGTGGCGCTGTCGGTTGACGGCAACGGCCGGTACGCCAGGCTCGACCCGTACAACGGCACCAAGCTGGCCCTGGCCGAGGCGTACCGGAACGTGGCGGTGACCGGCGCGAAGCCGATCGCCGTCACCGACTGCCTCAACTTCGGCTCCCCGGAGGACCCGGGCGTCATGTGGCAGTTCGCCGAGGCCGTCCGCGGCCTCGCGGACGGCTGCCTGGAGCTGGGCATCCCGGTGACCGGCGGCAACGTCAGCTTCTACAACCAGACCGGCGCGGCGGCCATCCACCCGACCCCGGTGGTCGGTGTGCTGGGCGTGCTGGACAACGTCGCCGACCGGGTGCCGATGGGCTTCGTGCCGCGCGCGGGTGGCGACCACGACCAGCTCTACCTGCTCGGCGAGACGAACGTGGAGCTGTCCGGCTCGGAGTGGGCCTGGGTGACGCACGAGCACCTCGGTGGCATCCCGCCGCAGGTCAACCTCGCCCGGGAGAAGGCGCTCGCCGAGCTGCTGGCCGAGGCGGCCCGGGTCGGTCACCTGGCCTCCGCGCACGACCTCTCCGACGGTGGTCTCGCCCAGAGCCTGGTCGAGTCCTGCCTGCGGCGTGGCGTAGGTGCACGGGTCGCGGTGCCGGAGCAGTTCGCCGAGGGCTCGATGCCGTTCGTCTACCTGTTCAGTGAGTCCGCCACCCGGGCGCTGGTCTCGGTGCCGCGGGGCCACGACAAGGCGTTCGCGGCGCTCTGCGCCGAGCGGGGGGTGCCGTTCGAGCTGATCGGTGTCACCGACCCGTCCGGCGGCGCGCTGGAGGTGCACGGCCAGTTCCGGATCAGCCTGGACGAGCTGCGTACCGCGCACACCGAGACGCTGCCGCGCCTCTTCGGGGGTGCCGCCGCCGTCGAGGTGCCCGCGCCGGCCGCCGGCGTGGCGGGTGCGGTCGAGGCCGTCCCGCTGCCGGTCGCGGAGGCCGAGCCGGTCGATCCCGCGGAGGTGGTCTCCGAGCCGATCGCTTCGTTCGGGCCGGTCCCGCAGACCGGTGCCGTTGAGCCGATCGAGTCGGAGCAGCCGGGCACCGCCGCCGAGTCTGACCCCGGTGTCGCCGAGCCGTCGCCTGACGAGCGCTGA